One Miscanthus floridulus cultivar M001 chromosome 11, ASM1932011v1, whole genome shotgun sequence DNA window includes the following coding sequences:
- the LOC136491099 gene encoding putative disease resistance RPP13-like protein 1 yields MAAARGEGRLVDDLRDFLDDFTFRAKRLAAPLLHKFGPSSEPSAVDDGELDKLRSRLRRIRATLRAAEDRVVADDFVALWLRELRDLEHAAQDVLEELEFEALRAARLEGFKAHLLRTSASAGGKRKRELSLMYSSSPDRVRRKIAKIMERYNEIARDREALRLRSGDGERRHEVSPMTPTSGLMKCRLHGRERDRRQVVELLLSGGANCYDVYSVVPIVGPAGVGKTSLAQHIYNDEAVSSNFDIKMWVWVCQQFNVLELTRKLTEEATESPCDFANMNQMHRVITNQLNGKRFLLVLDDVWDESQDRWASLQVPLKCAAPGSKIIVTTRSTKVAKMMALKIHQLGYLSDTSCWSVCQDAALRGRDPSIIDDSLIPTGKLVAARCKGLPMAANAVGHVLSSAIDRNHWEAVEQSDFWNSEVVGQTLPALLVSYGSLHKHLKHCFSYCSLFPKEYLFRKDKLVRLWLAQGFIEADKERHAEDVACKYFDDLVENFFLLRSPYNDERFVMHDLYHELAEYVSAKEYSRIEKSTFSNVEEDARHLSLCPSEDHSNEIVQFYALHNQYLKESLTPGLRTLLIVQKDDFKSEGNTLYINFPSGLFRLLGSLRALDLSSTNVEHLPHSVGELIHLRYLSLENTKIKCLPESISALFKLHSLSLKCCNSLGELPQGIKFLTNLRHLELPSMDNWNICIPCGIGELTNLETMHVIKVGSDSGSCGIADLVNLNKLKGELCISGIENITSAQITPEASMKNKVELRKLILHWSCVDSMFSDDASSVLDSLQPHSDLEELTIRGFCGVRFPLWLGNEYMFSLSILELKDCLNCKELPSLGRLPCLKHLSINSLTSIKHVGRMLPGHDETNCGDCRSSTSRAFPTLETLKFMNMESWELWDEIEATDFRCLQHLTIMRCSKLNRLPKLQALQNLRVKNCENLLNLPSFPSLQCIKIEGCWCVSQIMQLRIFSHIETLELRCHKKLVSVKKIPNPILHSFRLKQEGQLHKFSGCQVLPFQNLSVQDSQTTWTFLRCVGRTHECNCNFAAFTDLTSGQTDVHHSEAETCKDVSFHAGQPEDIELLSCKPVWVQMDQPEEIELICID; encoded by the exons ATGGCAGCGGCGCGAGGGGAGGGGAGGCTCGTCGACGACCTGCGGGACTTCCTGGATGACTTCACCTTCAGGGCCAAGCGACTGGCCGCGCCGTTACTGCACAAGTTCGGGCCCTCCTCCGAGCCGAGCGCGGTCGACGACGGCGAGCTCGACAAGCTCAGGTCCAGGCTCCGGCGCATCCGCGCCACGCTCCGGGCCGCCGAGGACCGGGTGGTGGCCGACGACTTCGTCGCGCTGTGGCTCCGGGAGCTCCGAGACCTGGAGCACGCGGCCCAGGACGTGCTCGAGGAGCTCGAGTTCGAGGCGCTCCGCGCGGCGCGCCTCGAGGGGTTCAAGGCCCATCTGCTCCGCACCAGCGCCAGCGCTGGCGGCAAGCGGAAGCGCGAGCTCAGCCTGATGTACTCCTCTTCCCCCGACCGCGTCCGCCGCAAGATCGCCAAGATCATGGAGCGGTACAACGAGATCGCGAGGGACAGGGAAGCGCTCCGGCTGAGGAGCGGCGATGGGGAGAGGCGGCACGAGGTCAGCCCCATGACGCCCACCAGCGGCTTGATGAAATGCCGGCTTCACGGAAGGGAGCGGGACAGGAGGCAGGTCGTTGAGCTGTTGTTATCTGGCGGAGCTAATTGCTATGATGTCTATTCTGTTGTTCCCATCGTTGGGCCGGCCGGTGTTGGCAAGACTAGTTTAGCACAACACATCTACAATGACGAAGCCGTCAGCTCAAACTTTGACATTAAGATGTGGGTATGGGTGTGCCAACAGTTCAATGTCCTGGAGCTTACAAGGAAACTCACCGAAGAGGCCACGGAGTCCCCTTGTGACTTTGCCAACATGAACCAGATGCATCGTGTCATCACTAATCAGCTGAATGGGAAgcggttcttgcttgttcttgatGATGTGTGGGATGAAAGCCAAGACCGCTGGGCGAGCTTGCAGGTGCCTCTGAAATGTGCTGCTCCTGGGAGCAAAATTATAGTGACCACTAGAAGCACTAAAGTTGCCAAGATGATGGCTTTGAAGATACACCAATTGGGGTACCTGTCTGACACCAGCTGCTGGTCTGTCTGCCAAGATGCTGCCTTGCGAGGCCGTGATCCCAGTATTATCGATGACAGCCTTATCCCCACTGGTAAATTGGTTGCGGCAAGGTGCAAAGGCTTGCCGATGGCTGCAAATGCAGTTGGTCATGTTTTATCCAGTGCAATTGATAGGAATCATTGGGAGGCTGTTGAGCAGAGCGATTTTTGGAACAGTGAAGTGGTTGGGCAGACCCTTCCTGCTCTTCTTGTGAGCTACGGTAGCCTGCATAAGCACTTGAAACACTGTTTTTCTTATTGCTCGCTATTCCCAAAAGAGTATTTGTTTAGAAAAGACAAGCTGGTCCGTCTATGGTTGGCGCAAGGCTTTATTGAAGCAGACAAAGAACGTCATGCTGAAGATGTTGCGTGCAAGTATTTTGATGACCTTGTGGAGAatttttttcttctgaggtcaccATACAATGATGAGAG GTTTGTCATGCATGACCTCTATCATGAGCTTGCTGAATATGTATCAGCCAAAGAATATTCCAGGATAGAGAAATCTACATTCAGCAATGTAGAAGAAGATGCTAGACACTTATCCTTATGTCCAAGTGAGGACCACTCGAATGAAATTGTGCAATTCTATGCACTCCATAACCAATATCTGAAAGAATCTCTTACCCCTGGCCTGCGAACATTATTGATTGTTCAAAAGGATGATTTCAAGAGTGAAGGAAATACTTTGTACATAAACTTCCCAAGTGGCCTGTTCAGGCTTCTTGGGTCTTTGAGGGCTCTCGACTTGAGTAGTACCAACGTAGAGCACCTGCCGCACTCTGTTGGTGAATTGATACACCTTAGGTACCTCAGTCTTGAAAATACCAAAATCAAATGCCTACCAGAGTCAATAAGCGCACTCTTCAAGTTGCATTCGTTGAGTCTCAAATGCTGCAATAGCCTTGGTGAATTACCTCAGGGGATCAAATTCCTCACTAATCTAAGGCATCTGGAACTGCCATCCATGGATAACTGGAATATTTGCATACCATGTGGAATTGGTGAATTAACAAACCTAGAGACAATGCATGTGATCAAGGTCGGAAGTGATTCAGGCAGCTGTGGGATTGCTGACTTGGTTAACTTGAATAAGCTTAAGGGAGAGCTATGCATCTCAGGAATAGAGAATATCACAAGTGCACAAATTACTCCTGAAGCTAGCATGAAGAACAAAGTTGAATTGCGCAAATTGATTCTCCACTGGTCTTGCGTCGACTCCATGTTTTCTGATGATGCATCCTCTGTTTTGGATAGTCTTCAACCTCACTCTGATCTAGAGGAATTGACTATCAGGGGCTTTTGTGGTGTCAGATTTCCTTTATGGCTGGGGAATGAGTATATGTTTAGCTTGTCCATTTTAGAACTAAAAGATTGTCTGAACTGTAAAGAACTGCCCTCTCTTGGTCGGTTACCTTGTCTCAAGCATCTTTCAATCAATTCGCTCACCAGCATAAAGCATGTGGGACGAATGCTTCCTGGCCATGATGAAACTAACTGTGGTGATTGTAGATCCAGCACCAGCAGAGCCTTTCCTACATTGGAGACACTGAAGTTCATGAACATGGAGTCCTGGGAGCTATGGGATGAGATTGAGGCCACAGACTTCCGTTGTCTTCAGCATCTCACCATCATGAGATGTAGCAAACTGAACAGGCTGCCCAAGCTCCAGGCACTGCAAAATCTTCGTGTAAAGAATTGTGAGAATCTACTCAACTTGCCAAGTTTCCCATCCCTCCAATGTATTAAAATTGAGGGTTGCTGGTGTGTTAGTCAAATAATGCAGCTCCGAATATTTTCTCATATTGAGACATTAGAACTCCGTTGTCACAAGAAACTTGTATCAGTGAAAAAGATCCCGAATCCAATCCTTCACAGTTTTAGATTGAAGCAGGAAGGGCAGCTACATAAGTTTTCAGGGTGTCAAGTATTGCCTTTTCAGAATTTGTCTGTTCAAGATAGTCAG ACAACTTGGACATTTTTAAGGTGTGTGGGACGAACACATGAATGTAATTGCAATTTTGCTGCATTTACGGATCTTACATCTGGACAAACCGATGTACATCATTCTGAAG CTGAGACCTGTAAAGATGTATCATTCCATGCTGGACAACCTGAAGACATTGAGCTTTTATCCTGTAAACCAGTTTGGGTTCAAATGGATCAGCCAGAAGAGATTGAGCTTATTTGCATAGACTGA